Genomic window (Oryza sativa Japonica Group chromosome 3, ASM3414082v1):
TTCCCCATGTCCGGAGAATCTCAATGTGCAATCGATCCTTGAGTAATAAGAATAGCAGGCCAAAAATAACTTGTCCTGCATCATGACCACAACCCCAAAGGGCACCGACCAGTCCACTTTCCAGTCTTGATCTTCCAATCGACAGTGGTGCCAAAGCAACGAGATGGTCAGGCCCAGACAAGGTATGCAAGCATCCAGCAATGAAACCAGCCCAACCACTGCTTAGTATCTCTGATGTAAATAGTCCACCAGTTTTGGTTATTGATTGCACTGATGCATGGGCAGGATAAGGAATGCTAGATTGCAGGGTGCCGGTAACAAGCGCCACCAATAGGAAAAGAGCAGCTCTGGAAGCCTGTGATATAGCAAAATGTTGACTAAATCAGAATAATGATGGGGAAATACGATTTTAAAAAACCAAAGCATATATGCACAAAACCAAACCAGAAAACAAGCATAATGCCCTTGCTTCTGATGAAAAATAATGTAGTCACCTCCACAACACCTTAGCTATATTTGAAGAGCTTTAGTAAAATCTCAAAAACATTACACATGTAAATCAGTAAATGCAATCCCATCTAGCATCAGATACTCACAAATGCTACTAGACAAGGTCCATTTCGTATACGCATATCTCATAATCCATCCGAAGCCACATTCCATACCTAACTAGATCAACTACTACACTTTTAAACATGTGCTGCATAGCAAGTTATCTAAAGTACCATAAAAACATGTCAGTTAAGAAAACATTAAAATAGCAACGCATTCTTCCAATAAATCATGAAGAGAACATTGGGCTAGGGAATGATGAATGCAACTGATTATCATGGCATTTTCACAGTTGACGGTTGACACACAGTCGAACATTTTTATGACCTGAGTTAAATAACATAATAGCCATGATGTTGCGAGAGAAAATGATGCAAATATGTTATAAAACAGTGCAAAAATTAAAGACACTAATTCATGATATCATCTCTCACTTTGTTCACAGTTGCAAGAACTATCACATAGTGAGCCTGACACATTTATGATTAAAAATTGTGTCCGCAATGGAACCCCAATATGGTACAGTGCTCACTACAAAAATGATAAAAACAAGGTCTACTTTTCAATTTGGCTAAGGCTATGAGATACAGTTTCTTTGGGAACGGAAGAACTGTGAGGAGTGAGATCTAATCAGATGTTACCAATTTAGCATCAATATTAACTACCAAATGTATCACTCAAAAACTAAAGACCGCATGGACATTAAACGATCTTACAACACACCTTGTTAGTTGCCCAAAACCCTAACTACGATCACAGGTATCTTGGAGTTCTCACAACATTCTGGGTTAGTTTTGATAATGAAGCACTAAAATCATCTCTCCCCAAAACATACCAAATCATCACTTAGTTTCAAGTGAAATACTATACTTCAGATGTTTACCTACAACAAAATTCCGTTTTGTAACTTGCTATATACAGGCAGTGGCGAAGCTATATAGTGTTTGGGGGGTGCACATGAACCCCCGAAATTCCTAATTTCTCACTTAAAAAGACTAGAATATACAATGTTGTACTGAAATTTTCTAGATTCTCAATGGTAGTGCACCCCCCTTGTTTTGATGCTAGCTTCGCCCCTGTATACAGGTCTCACAATTCCACAAAGACCGCATATCGGTTCTTTTTCATACCCATCTAGTATACAGTATCTTAAATCATAAACATGATTGTACATAATGGAGCACAAATTAAGAGTGCTCACATGTTCCCCTCTGTTCTGCTAAAATAAAGATTTTCTTGTGCATTGGCTTTGTATTTTTCCATATGAAGTATATGGAAGCGCCAGAAAACACCAGCTTAATCATTTATAGAGGTAGAGCCAACACAAAAACAGCATTTCATTTGGAGATCTCTTTCATTTGCTACAAAGCATACTACTCTTCTCATCCCATACACAGCCGTGGCATTGTCAAAGCCCAGTCGAGGCATGTGTCATGCTATTCGATCTCAAACAGAAGGTTGTCATTTGTCAAGCTGAACGAACTTTCTCAAGGGGCATAATTACCACAATTAAGTACTACGACTAGCACTAGTTGAGAACCTACCATGGCAATTCTACCGCGCGCATCATTTTCGAGCCAAACATTGCAATTCCAgtagatgaaaaaaaagaaaacccaaAATTGGGGCAGTCACCTTGGGGAGCAGACTCCACAGCAACTTCCACGGAGgtccaaccgccgccgccggagcggccTCCCGCGGCGGGGCCGACACACCATCGTGCGGCCGCGCCGCGATCGGCCCGAGACGCGGCTGCGCCCGTAGCCTCCCCGCCCAcggctcgacgccgccgccgccgccgagacccgcgacggcgaggcggcgggatgGGGATCCGCCCCCCGGCAGAGGGATCCGGGCGGCGACGGACTTGGAGATCAGCCGCTCcatgcgcgccgccgcgaggaggaGACGGAGAAGAAAGAAGGCAAACTAAACTAGAACTAGAAGAGTCCAAGGCAGCGAGAGATCGTGCCAACTTTGCCGCAATGGGTGGAGGTGTTGTGTACTTGTGTATTACTGTATTGTGTtggtctcgggctcgggctcTCGGCGAAACGGATGGCGACTttggaagaggagaggagggcgtcgCGTCGCATTGGCTGCG
Coding sequences:
- the LOC4331671 gene encoding chloroplast protein FOR GROWTH AND FERTILITY 2 gives rise to the protein MERLISKSVAARIPLPGGGSPSRRLAVAGLGGGGGVEPWAGRLRAQPRLGPIAARPHDGVSAPPREAAPAAAVGPPWKLLWSLLPKASRAALFLLVALVTGTLQSSIPYPAHASVQSITKTGGLFTSEILSSGWAGFIAGCLHTLSGPDHLVALAPLSIGRSRLESGLVGALWGCGHDAGQVIFGLLFLLLKDRLHIEILRTWGTRVVGLTLLIIGGMGIREATEVQESSLALEGVDCNITSSEPLQTPAAPRKKKVGFATFATGVVHGLQPDALLMVLPSLALPSRFAGAAFLGMFLMGTVFSMGSYTAFVGSCSEALKEKVPRITEKLTWAASLVAICMGIALLVGQFFGFSLY